The following coding sequences are from one Ornithodoros turicata isolate Travis chromosome 1, ASM3712646v1, whole genome shotgun sequence window:
- the LOC135377887 gene encoding uncharacterized protein LOC135377887, giving the protein MRIVFDAPSHEPGTSSLNDNLNTGPNLNPDIMPLLMNFRLYPVALISDVQKAFLQIAIHEDDRDALRLLWTTPVNSKPLPNVETRRMTRVTFGTAPSTFLLAATLQHHIQLYASEHSRLAKLLENSIYVDDDIFGAANEEEVAEMYAETLQLFGKAFMKLQKWGSNSYAMRTKSEPDAVLIGNTTKVLGIPWNQEQDTLSLPLDFHCTSGEYNGMTTKREVLRSVAQIYDPLGFILPYTVPGNMLLQEIWKHGLELDAPLPDDLARKWGTRHSQLQDLKDIEIPRCYSPDMSTEIQPQLHIFSDASPGAYGTVVSLRLGGCADGYKTQLIAAKSRIAPVKEMTQARMELLGALMSARLSSYLRDNFKLTTSDYFWTDSMIPLQWIRGDANRWPQFVRNRVTEIQQKVEKERWRYVGTEANPADLLTRGTSPKELLQSKLWWKGATWLVESDDKWPSPEVNETTQTHVHKEQIALQTIAPSCSNPVRDLERFSNVNHLHRITAWILRFIKNSRAIGRFNGPLSASEIQQAERYWVKQQQESAFADEISALGANRALQRISKVKDLRPFIDDDGILSLGGRMGGSRPIAKFSAPECVTLYCRYAKGSGYSGHDNKSSGHYEDALHAEGTTQGI; this is encoded by the exons ATGAGAATCGTCTTCGACGCACCCTCTCATGAACCTGGCACCAGCTCGCTCAATGATAACCTGAACACGGGACCCAACCTAAATCCGGATATTATGCCACTACTTATGAACTTCCGCCTTTATCCAGTAGCCTTGATATCGGATGTACAGAAGGCATTCCTCCAGATCGCCATACACGAGGATGACAGAGACGCCCTTAGGTTGCtgtg gACTACTCCGGTAAACAGCAAGCCACTACCTAACGTTGAAACGCGGCGCATGACAAGGGTGACTTTCGGCACGGCCCCTAGCACGTTCCTCCTGGCAGCCACGTTACAGCACCACATACAGCTGTATGCCAGCGAACATTCGAGATTAGCAAAGCTACTTGAAAACTCCATTTACGTGGACGACGACATTTTTGGTGCGGCGAACGAGGAGGAGGTAGCGGAGATGTACGCCGAAACATTACAGCTGTTTGGCAAGGCTTTCATGAAGCTTCAAAAATGGGGTTCGAACAGTTATGCGATGCGCACGAAGTCCGAACCGGATGCTGTTTTAATTGGAAACACAACGAAAGTACTCGGCATTCCTTGGAACCAGGAGCAGGACACGCTGTCTCTCCCTCTTGACTTCCACTGCACTTCTGGAGAATACAACGGCATGACCACGAAACGAGAGGTGCTGCGCTCGGTGGCACAAATATATGACCCATTGGGCTTCATCCTTCCGTACACCGTCCCCGGAAATATGCTCCTACAGGAAATCTGGAAGCACGGGCTGGAGTTGGATGCTCCGCTACCAGATGACCTCGCTCGTAAATGGGGCACTCGGCACAGCCAGCTACAGGACCTCAAAGACATTGAAATACCACGCTGTTACTCACCGGACATGAGCACTGAGATCCAGCCACAGCTACACATTTTCTCTGATGCTAGCCCCGGCGCGTACGGTACCGTTGTTTCTCTACGTCTCGGCGGCTGCGCGGACGGATACAAAACGCAACTGATCGCAGCAAAATCAAGAATAGCACCAGTGAAGGAGATGACTCAAGCTCGTATGGAACTACTTGGTGCACTGATGTCAGCTCGTCTCTCCAGCTACTTGCGGGACAATTTCAAGCTCACCACCTCCGACTACTTTTGGACAGATTCAATGATTCCTTTGCAATGGATACGAGGGGACGCAAACCGCTGGCCGCAGTTTGTGCGCAACCGGGTCACAGAAATTCAACAGAAGGTAGAGAAAGAGCGATGGAGATACGTGGGAACAGAAGCAAATCCCGCCGACTTGTTGACGCGAGGAACTAGTCCCAAGGAATTGCTACAGTCGAAGCTGTGGTGGAAAGGAGCAACATGGCTGGTGGAATCTGATGACAAGTGGCCATCTCCTGAAGTCAATGAGACGACACAGACTCATGTTCATAAAGAGCAGATTGCGCTCCAGACCATCGCACCATCGTGCTCGAATCCGGTGAGGGATCTGGAACGCTTTAGCAATGTCAATCACCTCCATCGGATAACCGCGTGGATACTTAGATTCATCAAGAACTCCAGAGCAATAGGTCGGTTCAACGGTCCCTTAAGCGCTAGTGAGATTCAACAGGCCGAACGCTACTGGGTAAAGCAACAACAAGAATCTGCATTCGCGGACGAAATCAGCGCACTTGGAGCCAACAGGGCACTTCAGCGAATATCGAAGGTGAAAGATCTAAGGCCATTTATTGACGACGACGGCATCCTCAGTCTTGGAGGACGAATGGGCGGTAGTCG TCCCATAGCCAAGTTTTCCGCTCCAGAGTGCGTGACACTTTATTGCCGCTACGCGAAAGGTTCTGGATACTCCGGGCACGACAACAAGTCAAGCGGACACTACGAGGATGCGTTGCATGCAGAAGGAACGACGCAAGGCATCTGA